From the Mycobacterium sp. 155 genome, the window ACTATCGGCAGATCACGCGGATTGGCTGGGCGCCAGAGAATCCGGAATCGGTGCTCCCACTCTCACTATAGGGCCGGGGGTGGGGCTTGTGGCAAGGCCCCATGTGTGCTGCACAATCGTCCGGCCCTGAGTAACTGCTGATGGGGGATATTGTGACGAGTACGCCGAGACCGTTTGAAGTGCATCCGTCCGGTGCGTACCTGCACGGCACCAAGGCCGATCTTGCGGTGGGGGATCGGTTGATGCCCGGACGCGAGTCGAATTACGAAGCCGGACGGATCATGAACCACGTCTATGTCACCCGAACATTGGATGCCGCGGTGTGGGGTGCCGAGCTTGCGGTCGGCAAGGGCCGGGGCCGTATCTACATCGTGGAACCCGAAGGAGCGCTGGAGGACGATCCGAACGTGACTGACAAGAAGCTGCCCGGAAACCCGACCCACTCCTACCGGACACGTGAGCCCGTGAAGGTCGTCGGTGAGATCACGGATTGGGTCGGGCATTCGCCGGAGCAGCTGCAAGCCATGCGGGACGGGTTGGCCGATCTTCGGCGGCGGGGGCTTGACGTCATTTACGACTAGATGCGGGCGCGCGCCGGGTTCCCCCGATCGGGGGATAGGCAATTCGTCTGGTGCGTGGTCCGGTTGGTCGATGGTTGGCGGCGGCTGTGTGCGGCATTCTTATTTCAACGCCGGAACACACCGGATGAAATTCCGAAAAGCCTTACTTGACAAAGGAGTCGACATGACCATCGCCCGCCGCATCGCCGCCGGTTTCGTTCTCGCTGCCGCCCCGGCCGTCATCTTCCTCGGTGCCGCCTCGGCCCACGCCGAGACCTCGGTGGCCAACCACGGCCCGTCGGTCAGCCACCACGAGGCCTTCCCGCATCAGCACAACACCCCGCAGCCCGGAACCTCGGTGCATCACCACCACCAGCGCAACCACGCCAAGTAACCCTTCTGGTCGGAGCCCGGACGCCACGCGCGTCCGGGCTCTTGCCGGTCGCTGGAGTCACATGCGCCCAGGAGCCCCGGCGCGGGTGTGGGTGTCGTGGTGCCCGGCTGTTAGCGACAATCACCTCATCAGTAACCGCGGAAGTGAGCGGTCCCGCGATGTCCGACGCGCAGCGAGGTGCGTCGTTGTGGGATGCAACTATCGACAACTGGCATCTGCGGAAGCCGCGACTAGCGTTCTCGAAGGATGTCGTGCTGAGCCGCGGATTCTGGGCATGGAAACGCAGCTTTCCTTGTCCCTGAGCGGAGTTCGGTGATGCGGACGATGACTTGCTCATAGCTGAGTCCGGTCTCTGCGAGCAGGCATCCGATCACCGTGCTGGTGCGGCCTTTACCGCCCCGGCAGTGCACGTACACCGTTCGGCCCGCGTCCAGCTCGGTGTGGATGCGTTCGAGGATGGCGTCGTAGCCGGCGCGGTCGAGTACGCCGTAGTCGGGGATGGGGTGCGTGAACCGGCGTACTGTGCGGCCCGCATGTTGGGCCGCTGCCTGCAATTGGTCGTCGTACGGGGTCAGGCCGTCGTGTTCGGCGGTCAGGTCAATGATGGTGCTGACGCCGGCCTCGGTCAGGAGGCGCAGCTTGGTTGCGACCTTCTCACGTGTTGTGGCGCCTGGGTATTCGCCGGCCAAGAGATTGGGTGCGACCCAGAATGCGTGGAGGACGTCGTCATGTGGCCATAGCGGTGGTCTGTCGTACGGCGGAGCGCTGTCTTTCATCGGGTGCGCCTTCCATGTCCGGTTCATCGAGCAATATCACGGCCTCACCTCCTTCACCTCGTCACGCCCCGAGATCTTCTGCGTCCGTTTGTATATCCACAAGACGACGGCCATGAATGCCACGATGCCGATGATCTCGGCGAGGTTGCCGGTGTTGCCGGAGAAAATCGAGAACGGGTCGTCGCTGCCGGTGCCGGCGACGAACCCGGCGAAGACGACGCCGTAAAGGCTTTCGCCGACAATCATGCCGGTGGCCAGCAGTACCCCGAGGCGCTTCTTGCGTTCGATATTTCCGCCGGTGCGGTCGGCCCAGCGGTTGTAGAACAATCCCAGCACGGCACCGAGCGGGATGATCAGCGTCAGGCTCATCGGCAGATACATGCCCATCCCGACGGCAAGCGGTGGCAGGGCGAATCGTGTTGTGCGGTTGAGGATTTCGTCGACGATGATCACGCCGACCCCGATGGCCGCGCCGAGTCCGATCAACGACCAGTTCAGGTTCCCGCCGAACACCCCTTTGGTGAGCGATGAGATCAGCGCTGCTTGTGGCGCGGCCAGGGCGTTGTCGCCGGCGCCGGGCGCACCGAGAAAGCCGAACGCGCGCTGCATCAGGTCGAGCACCGGCGGGATGATCGCGGAACCGAACAGCACCCCGATCACCAGTGCCACCTGCTGTTTCCACGGGGTGGCGCCGACCAGTTGGCCGGTCTTGAGGTCCTGCAGATTGTCGTTGGAGATGGTGGCCACACCAAAGGTGACTGCCGTGACGAACAGCGTGAAGGCCACCAGCGCGGTGGACTGGCTGTCGCTGGTATGACCGAAGACCAGCTTGATCACCAGCGCGGCGATGAGCACCGTCAGGATGCCCACCCCGGAGATGGGGCTGTTCGAAGAGCCGATCAGGCCGGCCATGTAGCCGCACACCGCGGCGATCACCAGACCGATGAGGAAGACGAACACCAGGCTCGCCACGATGATCCCGGCGGCACTGCCTTCCAGCGCGGTGCCGCGGGTGAATTCCCACAGCAGTAGGGCGATTGGGACCAGCATCACCACCACGGTGCCCACCACGATGGGGAACGGAATGTCGCGTTCGGTGATGTCGACGAGCTGGCCCTGACGCCGGTTGCGTGAGGAGGCCAGCGCGTCGGTGATGCCCCTGATGATGGGGCGCAGGATCTTCAGCAGCGTCCACACCGCGGCCACCGCGATCGCTCCGGCCCCGATGAATCGCACGTCGTGCACGAACGCCCCATCGATGACGTCGGCCAGCGGTTCACCCGTCCCGAACCCTCCGCTGGTGCGGATCGGCAGCATGATTCCGAACGAGATGACCAGCCCGACGAGCATCGCCACCCCGACGGTCATCCCGACCAGATGTCCCACACCGATCAGCGCCAGCGACAGGCTGGCGCCGAACATCGAGCCGCCCGAGCCGACGCGGAAGTAGACGGCCACCGAATTGGACAGCACCTTGAGGTTGGCCAGCAGCCCGAACACGGCCGAGGCCACTGCGCCGAGCATGATGACCCGGATACCCATACGGTTGTCTTCGGCGCCGCCGCTGCTGTCACCGACCTTGAGCACTTCGGCGGCGGCAAGCCCTTCGGGATAGGGCAGATCCGAGCCGGTCACCAGGGCGCGGCGCAGTGGGATGGAATACATCACGCCGAGGATGCCGCCGACCGCGCACACGGCCACGGTGATCCAGTAGGGGAATCCGGTCCACCAGCCGATCATGATGAGCCCGGGCAGCACGAAGATGATCGCCGAGAGCGTGCCCGCCGCCGACGCGACGGTCTGCACGATGTTGTTCTCCACGATGGAGTGATTGGCGAAATTGCGCAGGATCGCCATCGAGATCACCGCGGCCGGGATGGCGGTGGCGAATGTCAGGCCGACCTTGAGGCCGAGGTAGACGTTGGCGGCCGTGAATACGAGGGTGATCGCTCCGCCGAGCAGAATCCCGCGGACAGTCAGTTCACGCAATGTCGGTGTGGTGGGGGTGACCGGGCTTGCGGTGGACAACTCGGCATCCTTTCGGTTGCAGCGCACAGGACGACACGGCTCGCACGGCGACCCGCTGATACACGTTAGGCGCTATGTAGCGGTGGCGCGGCGTGATCGGGACACGGGCATGACACGATCAGGCATCGTCCGTCCTCGGCCACGCACCGTGAGGAAGTGGGGGTGCGGTCTGCCAGGTTGCGAATGTCTGGATCTCGGAGAGGGCCTAAGCGTCTGCGCCTGGCCCGGTTCATCGCTAACTCTCTGCCCGAGAGGGTGTTTCGATAATCGACGTTTCTTCGATGCCCATGCGGGGGCAGCGCGCAGAACTTGGTCAAGGACTTCGTCACCGGCGTGTTCATGCTGC encodes:
- a CDS encoding OPT family oligopeptide transporter, whose product is MSTASPVTPTTPTLRELTVRGILLGGAITLVFTAANVYLGLKVGLTFATAIPAAVISMAILRNFANHSIVENNIVQTVASAAGTLSAIIFVLPGLIMIGWWTGFPYWITVAVCAVGGILGVMYSIPLRRALVTGSDLPYPEGLAAAEVLKVGDSSGGAEDNRMGIRVIMLGAVASAVFGLLANLKVLSNSVAVYFRVGSGGSMFGASLSLALIGVGHLVGMTVGVAMLVGLVISFGIMLPIRTSGGFGTGEPLADVIDGAFVHDVRFIGAGAIAVAAVWTLLKILRPIIRGITDALASSRNRRQGQLVDITERDIPFPIVVGTVVVMLVPIALLLWEFTRGTALEGSAAGIIVASLVFVFLIGLVIAAVCGYMAGLIGSSNSPISGVGILTVLIAALVIKLVFGHTSDSQSTALVAFTLFVTAVTFGVATISNDNLQDLKTGQLVGATPWKQQVALVIGVLFGSAIIPPVLDLMQRAFGFLGAPGAGDNALAAPQAALISSLTKGVFGGNLNWSLIGLGAAIGVGVIIVDEILNRTTRFALPPLAVGMGMYLPMSLTLIIPLGAVLGLFYNRWADRTGGNIERKKRLGVLLATGMIVGESLYGVVFAGFVAGTGSDDPFSIFSGNTGNLAEIIGIVAFMAVVLWIYKRTQKISGRDEVKEVRP
- a CDS encoding tyrosine-protein phosphatase — its product is MKDSAPPYDRPPLWPHDDVLHAFWVAPNLLAGEYPGATTREKVATKLRLLTEAGVSTIIDLTAEHDGLTPYDDQLQAAAQHAGRTVRRFTHPIPDYGVLDRAGYDAILERIHTELDAGRTVYVHCRGGKGRTSTVIGCLLAETGLSYEQVIVRITELRSGTRKAAFPCPESAAQHDILRER
- the arr gene encoding NAD(+)--rifampin ADP-ribosyltransferase → MGDIVTSTPRPFEVHPSGAYLHGTKADLAVGDRLMPGRESNYEAGRIMNHVYVTRTLDAAVWGAELAVGKGRGRIYIVEPEGALEDDPNVTDKKLPGNPTHSYRTREPVKVVGEITDWVGHSPEQLQAMRDGLADLRRRGLDVIYD